A window of Paremcibacter congregatus contains these coding sequences:
- a CDS encoding GNAT family N-acetyltransferase, with amino-acid sequence MSNAWKTKDISLPYWIGEICLFRKLFTVSTLNIDFINHKSQSLNTIIPELIKEHENTGPETDAKEFEFGFLLYSIPLKEGHKDFWIEDNQIKYIVKTYNRYYVNIKGSFDEYIKGFSSKTRSTLKRKINKFEKISGGTIDWRTYSTPTEMAEFHKVARKISKETYQEKHLNVGLPDDEDFKADMIERAKSNTVNGYLLYLDGKAISYLYSPIDQGRFIYAYLGYLPETSKLSPGTVLFLKALEQIFDSGSGKIFDFTEGESEQKKMFSTNHVYCGNLICLENTPTNYFWLMLNKVTNRISKYLGDFFDKLGLKKTIRKLLRH; translated from the coding sequence ATGTCTAATGCATGGAAAACCAAAGATATTTCATTACCATACTGGATTGGGGAAATCTGCTTATTCCGCAAGCTATTTACGGTCTCAACCTTAAATATTGATTTTATAAATCATAAATCACAAAGTCTCAATACAATCATACCTGAACTTATTAAAGAACATGAGAATACTGGACCAGAAACTGATGCCAAAGAATTTGAATTTGGTTTTCTGTTATATTCCATCCCTCTTAAAGAAGGACATAAAGATTTTTGGATAGAAGACAATCAAATAAAATACATTGTCAAAACGTATAATCGCTATTATGTCAACATTAAAGGATCATTTGATGAATATATAAAAGGTTTTTCCTCGAAAACCAGATCTACGTTAAAAAGAAAGATAAATAAATTTGAAAAAATTTCTGGAGGTACCATAGACTGGAGAACTTATTCCACTCCGACAGAAATGGCTGAATTTCACAAAGTAGCCCGTAAAATTTCCAAAGAAACATATCAGGAAAAGCACCTCAATGTTGGATTACCTGATGATGAAGATTTTAAAGCTGACATGATTGAGCGAGCAAAATCTAATACGGTCAATGGTTATTTACTCTATTTAGACGGAAAAGCTATCAGTTACCTTTATTCACCGATAGACCAAGGCAGATTCATATATGCATACCTTGGATACCTTCCCGAAACCTCAAAACTCTCACCAGGAACCGTTTTATTCTTGAAAGCCTTAGAACAAATATTTGACTCGGGAAGCGGGAAAATTTTTGATTTTACAGAAGGTGAATCAGAGCAAAAAAAAATGTTTTCAACAAACCATGTCTATTGTGGAAACCTTATATGTTTAGAAAATACTCCCACAAACTATTTTTGGCTCATGCTCAATAAAGTAACCAATAGAATTTCGAAATATTTAGGGGATTTCTTTGATAAACTAGGTTTGAAGAAAACGATCAGAAAACTTCTTCGCCATTAA
- a CDS encoding MaoC family dehydratase produces the protein MLTFEDFTIGQITEFGDYLVTEEEIIEFATKYDPQPFHTDPEFAAKSFHGKLIGSGWMTTAIMMRMLCDNALTNSSSIGSPGVDNLRWVKPVYAGDRLRVHCEILSARESKTRPGVGIVVQKVAVLNQNDEAVMTLQPTSMYLTRIAAAQQQK, from the coding sequence ATGCTGACATTTGAAGATTTCACAATAGGTCAAATCACTGAATTTGGGGATTATCTGGTGACCGAGGAAGAAATCATCGAATTCGCCACCAAATATGATCCCCAGCCGTTCCATACTGATCCGGAATTCGCCGCCAAATCCTTTCATGGAAAACTGATCGGCAGCGGCTGGATGACTACCGCAATCATGATGAGAATGCTCTGTGATAATGCTCTGACCAACAGCAGCAGCATTGGGTCCCCGGGCGTTGATAATCTGCGCTGGGTAAAACCTGTCTATGCCGGGGATCGTCTGCGGGTACATTGCGAAATCCTGTCTGCACGGGAATCAAAAACCCGTCCTGGTGTCGGTATTGTTGTTCAGAAGGTCGCTGTTCTTAATCAAAACGATGAAGCCGTAATGACTTTGCAGCCGACAAGCATGTATCTCACCCGTATCGCCGCCGCCCAACAGCAGAAATAG
- a CDS encoding cytochrome c1 gives MLYTIKKIGLMAVTATVMVVGGTAVSAAAGDSAYDLKKNEWPHAGPFGTFDKAALQRGLQVYKEVCSSCHSLKMVAFRNLADLGYSVDEVKAFAAEYEFPAGLDDEGEVKYRKGLPQDYFPSPFGSEEEARESNNGAFPPDFSLLGKSREHLSIFTPWNSIYGEDYIVGILTTYHEEAPHGVEMAEGMYFNEAFSGNQIAMAPPLFDELVEYADGTEATKEQMAKDVATFMYWAAEPKMEERKKMGLKVIIYMTLLTILLYFVNKRVWKRVKKGEDLV, from the coding sequence ATGTTGTATACTATCAAGAAAATTGGCCTGATGGCTGTGACAGCAACCGTAATGGTCGTTGGCGGTACGGCGGTTTCCGCCGCTGCCGGCGACAGCGCTTACGATCTGAAGAAAAACGAATGGCCTCATGCGGGGCCTTTCGGAACCTTCGATAAAGCGGCATTGCAGCGTGGGCTTCAGGTTTATAAAGAAGTTTGTTCTTCTTGCCACTCCCTTAAAATGGTGGCCTTTCGCAACCTGGCCGATCTGGGCTATTCCGTGGATGAAGTGAAAGCTTTCGCCGCTGAATATGAATTCCCTGCCGGACTGGATGATGAAGGCGAAGTCAAATACCGTAAAGGTTTGCCTCAGGATTATTTCCCTTCTCCTTTTGGATCAGAGGAAGAAGCCCGGGAATCAAACAATGGCGCTTTTCCACCTGACTTTTCCCTTCTGGGGAAATCTCGTGAACATCTATCCATCTTCACGCCGTGGAACAGCATTTACGGTGAAGATTATATCGTTGGCATCCTGACGACATACCACGAAGAGGCCCCGCACGGGGTTGAAATGGCCGAGGGGATGTATTTCAATGAAGCCTTCTCTGGTAACCAGATTGCTATGGCGCCGCCACTGTTTGACGAACTGGTCGAATATGCTGACGGCACCGAGGCAACAAAAGAACAGATGGCCAAAGACGTCGCAACGTTCATGTATTGGGCTGCAGAGCCTAAAATGGAAGAGCGGAAGAAAATGGGTCTGAAGGTTATCATCTATATGACACTGCTGACCATCCTGCTGTATTTTGTTAACAAGCGGGTCTGGAAACGGGTCAAAAAAGGCGAAGACCTTGTATAA
- the petA gene encoding ubiquinol-cytochrome c reductase iron-sulfur subunit, translating to MTTTDHSEHDEDVTRRNFLYVAAGAVGTVGVASAAWPLVDQMNPSADVLALASVEVDLSSIPRGQTVKILWRGKPVFIRHRTDAEIAKAVADDTADLRDPQTDEQRTEKPEWLIMVGVCTHLGCVPLDQRGEFGGWFCPCHGSHYDISGRIRKGPAPRNMEVPTYAFLNDTTVKIG from the coding sequence ATGACCACCACTGACCATTCTGAACATGACGAGGACGTTACCCGGCGTAATTTCCTTTATGTTGCGGCAGGTGCGGTAGGCACCGTGGGTGTAGCATCCGCGGCCTGGCCCCTTGTCGATCAAATGAATCCATCCGCTGACGTTTTGGCGCTTGCCTCTGTTGAGGTGGATCTGTCCTCCATTCCACGAGGACAAACCGTAAAAATCCTGTGGCGCGGTAAGCCTGTCTTCATTCGCCATAGAACGGATGCAGAAATTGCAAAAGCGGTTGCAGACGACACAGCCGATCTGAGAGACCCCCAGACTGACGAACAACGGACCGAGAAGCCTGAATGGCTGATCATGGTTGGTGTTTGTACACATCTGGGCTGTGTGCCTCTTGATCAGCGTGGAGAATTCGGTGGCTGGTTCTGTCCTTGTCACGGATCGCATTATGACATTTCCGGTCGTATCCGTAAGGGCCCGGCGCCCCGGAATATGGAAGTACCAACATATGCGTTTTTGAACGATACAACGGTCAAGATCGGATAG
- a CDS encoding cytochrome b, giving the protein MGSSTYTPENKAVKWFEDRLPILGLIHGTLGAGYNAPRNLNYWWNFGSLAGFMLVVQIITGIILVMHYTPHVDFAFAAVEHIMRDVNYGWLIRYIHANGASMFFVVVYIHILRGMYFGSYQSPREVLWFLGLVIYLLMMATGFMGYVLPWGQMSFWGATVITNLFGAFDFVDGMGESILHLLWGGFSVDNPTLQRFFSLHYLLPFVIVGVVILHIWALHLPGSNNPLGIDAKGPGDKIPFHPYYTAKDAFGLSFFIVIFAVFIFFMPNIMGHPDNYIEANPMVTPAHIVPEWYYLPFYTILKAVPDKLLGVIAMFASILIFFVLPWLDGSKIRSAKFRPVTAFFFWLFLVNAIFLGYLGTKLPDEVMIDMAGGVTALTLGQIGSVFYFAYFIVIVPLVSRMESTKPVPTSIAQSVLDANQKG; this is encoded by the coding sequence ATGGGATCTAGTACGTATACGCCTGAAAACAAGGCTGTAAAATGGTTTGAGGATCGACTGCCGATTCTGGGCCTTATTCATGGGACCCTGGGTGCCGGCTATAACGCCCCCCGGAACCTGAACTACTGGTGGAACTTTGGATCACTGGCCGGCTTTATGCTGGTTGTGCAGATCATCACCGGTATTATCTTGGTTATGCATTACACGCCGCATGTGGATTTCGCCTTCGCTGCGGTCGAACATATCATGCGCGACGTGAATTATGGCTGGTTGATTCGCTATATTCATGCCAATGGCGCCTCGATGTTCTTTGTCGTGGTTTATATTCATATCCTGCGCGGTATGTATTTTGGCTCTTACCAGTCTCCCCGCGAAGTGTTGTGGTTCCTGGGGCTGGTCATTTATCTGCTGATGATGGCTACCGGCTTTATGGGATACGTTCTGCCATGGGGCCAGATGAGCTTCTGGGGCGCAACGGTGATCACCAACCTGTTTGGCGCCTTTGACTTCGTTGACGGTATGGGCGAAAGCATTTTGCATCTGCTGTGGGGCGGTTTCTCTGTTGATAATCCGACACTGCAACGCTTCTTCAGCCTGCATTATCTGCTGCCGTTTGTGATTGTCGGTGTTGTGATTTTGCATATTTGGGCATTGCATCTGCCAGGGTCCAACAACCCTCTGGGTATTGATGCGAAAGGTCCGGGTGACAAAATCCCGTTCCACCCCTATTACACAGCGAAAGATGCCTTTGGGCTGTCCTTCTTTATCGTGATCTTTGCCGTATTCATCTTCTTTATGCCGAATATCATGGGGCATCCGGACAACTACATCGAAGCCAATCCAATGGTAACGCCGGCTCATATCGTACCGGAATGGTATTACCTGCCTTTCTATACGATCCTGAAGGCCGTACCGGACAAGCTTCTTGGTGTGATCGCTATGTTTGCGTCCATTCTGATTTTCTTTGTTCTGCCATGGCTTGACGGGTCCAAAATCCGGTCTGCGAAGTTCCGTCCGGTAACAGCCTTTTTCTTCTGGTTGTTCCTGGTTAATGCGATCTTCCTTGGCTATCTCGGGACAAAACTGCCGGATGAAGTAATGATTGATATGGCAGGCGGTGTTACCGCGTTGACCCTGGGTCAGATTGGGTCTGTTTTCTACTTTGCCTACTTCATTGTGATTGTACCGCTGGTCAGTCGCATGGAAAGTACGAAACCTGTTCCGACCAGTATTGCCCAGTCAGTTCTTGACGCAAACCAGAAAGGCTAA
- a CDS encoding methyl-accepting chemotaxis protein translates to MKNIPLRRIGVAVIVLFLMAGALFISTSYNIYANIADAQTLWLSDSAASDSTLARELTAKLDRANSFATAMFWSAIASMIVMIISTYQVLFKTILQPLTRITDSLTELAQGHLNITIPCADYGSEFGEMADAARQFQVSSQERLKLEEDNIRAQKEKMQLEDQNRQQQDKVRQEKRDKEREQLRLQEQRTQDLEQRINLFDQQIKGNMQQVELAVQKLSDSSGAMSDTAVATENQTTTAATGANQSSRNMQMVVSSTEELARSIAQISSQMDQSRKITQDAIEKVDTTATTAGHLTTSSRSIGDVISLIEEIANQTNLLALNATIEAARAGEAGKGFAVVASEVKALAGQTASATQEITGHINEIQNISENIVKDISDVKTIVEENSRIISTVNNAAEEQSYATREITSHIQQAANETNQVSSQINLVQKGITTTLNASHAVQGISTDLSRNGVQIQSVVGEFLGDIRAI, encoded by the coding sequence ATGAAGAATATCCCTTTACGCCGCATCGGCGTCGCCGTCATCGTTTTGTTTTTAATGGCGGGCGCCCTGTTTATTTCCACCTCCTATAACATTTATGCCAATATTGCAGATGCACAGACCTTGTGGTTATCAGATAGCGCCGCAAGCGACAGCACCCTGGCCCGCGAATTGACCGCTAAACTGGACCGTGCCAACAGTTTTGCTACAGCCATGTTCTGGTCCGCCATCGCCAGTATGATTGTCATGATTATTTCTACTTACCAGGTGTTGTTCAAAACCATTTTGCAGCCCCTCACCCGCATCACCGACTCCCTCACCGAACTTGCCCAAGGGCATCTTAACATCACCATTCCCTGCGCCGACTACGGATCTGAATTTGGAGAAATGGCGGATGCAGCCCGCCAGTTTCAGGTCAGCAGTCAAGAACGTCTGAAGCTGGAAGAAGATAATATAAGGGCGCAAAAGGAAAAAATGCAGCTGGAAGATCAGAATCGTCAGCAACAGGACAAAGTGCGGCAGGAAAAACGTGACAAAGAACGCGAACAACTTCGCTTGCAGGAACAACGCACACAGGATTTGGAACAACGCATCAATCTGTTTGATCAGCAAATCAAGGGCAACATGCAGCAGGTCGAACTCGCCGTCCAGAAATTGAGTGATTCCTCCGGCGCCATGTCGGATACCGCTGTCGCCACCGAGAACCAGACCACCACGGCCGCCACCGGGGCAAACCAGAGTTCCCGCAACATGCAGATGGTTGTCAGTTCGACCGAAGAACTGGCCCGGTCCATTGCCCAGATCAGCAGTCAGATGGATCAGTCCCGCAAGATTACGCAGGATGCCATTGAGAAGGTGGATACGACCGCCACAACGGCAGGCCATCTGACGACGTCATCCCGGAGCATCGGCGACGTCATCAGCCTGATTGAAGAAATTGCCAATCAAACAAATCTTCTTGCGCTTAACGCCACCATTGAAGCCGCCCGTGCTGGTGAAGCCGGCAAAGGATTTGCCGTCGTGGCGTCAGAAGTCAAGGCGCTGGCTGGCCAAACAGCAAGCGCCACACAGGAAATCACCGGGCATATCAATGAAATTCAGAACATCAGTGAGAATATTGTCAAGGACATCAGTGACGTAAAGACGATTGTTGAAGAAAATTCGCGCATCATCAGCACTGTCAACAACGCCGCCGAAGAACAATCCTATGCCACGCGGGAAATCACTTCTCATATTCAGCAGGCCGCCAATGAAACCAATCAGGTGTCCAGTCAGATTAATCTGGTTCAAAAAGGTATAACCACAACCCTCAATGCATCCCATGCGGTACAGGGAATTTCAACTGACCTGTCCCGGAACGGGGTACAAATTCAAAGCGTGGTCGGGGAATTCCTTGGGGACATCCGCGCCATATAG
- a CDS encoding class I SAM-dependent methyltransferase: MAEFKDHFSTQSKGYGLYRPTYPVELYRHLAEISTAHDLMWDCATGTGQAARGLAPYFRQVIATDASAAQVGQASGPDNVLFRVARGEQSGLSDKSVNLITVAQALHWFAETDFFEEVRRVIRPGGIFAAWTYNYLKVTPEIDRVVNHYCDDMLGDYWPPERQLVDTGYKNIIFPFTVEDALQFDMCIEWNLAELTGYLDTWSAVARYKAAQGQDPMDVIRDDLQQVWGDPAKVKQVRWPLTVKISRF, translated from the coding sequence ATGGCGGAGTTCAAGGATCATTTTTCGACCCAGTCAAAAGGGTATGGTCTTTACCGGCCCACTTATCCTGTAGAGCTCTATAGGCATCTGGCGGAAATTTCTACCGCCCATGATCTGATGTGGGATTGCGCCACGGGCACCGGACAAGCGGCCCGCGGGCTCGCCCCTTACTTCAGGCAAGTTATCGCGACAGATGCAAGTGCTGCCCAGGTCGGGCAGGCGTCCGGCCCGGATAATGTCCTTTTCCGGGTGGCGCGCGGTGAACAAAGCGGGCTTTCTGACAAGAGTGTTAACCTGATAACAGTGGCGCAGGCGCTGCACTGGTTTGCGGAAACTGATTTTTTCGAAGAAGTCAGACGAGTGATCAGGCCGGGCGGGATATTTGCCGCCTGGACCTATAATTACCTTAAAGTGACCCCCGAGATTGACCGGGTGGTGAACCATTATTGTGATGATATGTTGGGTGATTATTGGCCCCCAGAACGTCAGTTGGTCGACACCGGTTATAAAAATATCATCTTTCCGTTTACGGTTGAGGATGCACTTCAGTTTGATATGTGTATTGAATGGAATTTGGCGGAGTTGACGGGCTACCTTGATACGTGGTCTGCTGTGGCGCGCTACAAGGCGGCACAGGGACAGGATCCCATGGATGTGATACGGGATGATCTGCAGCAGGTCTGGGGTGATCCCGCCAAGGTAAAGCAGGTGAGGTGGCCGTTAACCGTAAAAATTAGCCGCTTCTGA
- a CDS encoding GNAT family N-acetyltransferase: MHTFIKKTAKLIFRDYQIYKIYFIDIQNYELSNLDINLQELSGVFRPIQLSDDHSAGFSGPEAYGYEYLSSLSHTEALAQCWYWYGERYKVRNFWPLNEKEAKLVDIETTQKARGMGIAPALIAYSCAQMKENGFKKLYARIWHSNKPSIKAFSKAGWQPLKTIIEFYFLGRKLRLEFISRKRKTFFF; the protein is encoded by the coding sequence ATGCATACCTTCATAAAAAAAACCGCCAAACTTATTTTTAGAGATTATCAAATCTATAAAATATATTTCATTGATATACAAAATTATGAGCTCAGTAATTTAGATATAAATTTACAAGAGTTATCAGGAGTTTTTAGACCTATTCAGCTATCTGATGACCATTCTGCGGGCTTTTCAGGGCCGGAAGCTTATGGGTATGAATATTTAAGCAGTTTATCTCATACAGAAGCATTGGCACAATGTTGGTATTGGTATGGGGAACGTTATAAAGTTCGTAATTTCTGGCCTTTAAATGAAAAAGAGGCCAAATTGGTTGACATCGAGACCACGCAAAAAGCAAGAGGCATGGGGATTGCTCCGGCCTTAATCGCCTATTCCTGTGCTCAAATGAAAGAAAATGGATTTAAAAAGCTATATGCTCGTATCTGGCATTCAAACAAACCCAGTATAAAAGCTTTTAGTAAAGCAGGCTGGCAACCTTTAAAAACTATTATTGAATTTTATTTTCTAGGCAGAAAGCTACGCCTTGAATTTATCTCCAGAAAAAGAAAAACGTTTTTTTTCTAA